The Rhodococcus sp. B50 DNA window CCCCTGACTTTGGGGCTGGATTTCCCTGCTGATCTGCGACAAGACTTCAATTCACACGTAACGCTCAGCTATTTCTTAGAGATAGCTCGGGTAACGCTTCAATCAAGTCAGGTCCAGCGCCGGCCCTGACTCGTCGAAGGAAGAATCTTGTCTCGGGGAGGAGACATGGTCATGGGGAGGACTGCGGGATGACGACGGTCGACGATCGAGGGGTCGATCCGTCCGACGCTCCGCGGCGCGCGCAGAAGCGCGCGTCCGCGGACGCGTCGCCCGGCACCGGCGTCAATCGGTGGAAGTGGCAGAACGCCTACGTCAAGCGGCTCTACGTCACGGACGCACTCGTCGTGGTGCTGTCCGTGCTGCTGGCGCAGTGGGTTCGGTTCGGGTACGAGGAACTCTTGCTCGCCGGGGAGGGCGCAGCACTCGAGTACTCGTTGACGTCCGCGACCATCATCGTTGCGTGGCTGGGTGCGCTGAGTCTCTTCCGCACTCGGTCGCGTCGCGTCATCGGCGCCGGCTACGACGAGTATCAGCGGGTCATCTCCGCGACCATCGGCATGTTCGGTGCGATCGCGATCATCGCGCTCATCTCCAACGAGCAGATCGCGCGCGGGTTCCTCGCCATCGCGTTGCCGGTCGGTCTCACCGGTTTGCTGCTCACTCGGTGGTTGTGGCGGAAGGTGATCGCGCGCAAGCGGGCTCGCGGGGAATTCCAGACGTCGGTGCTGGTGGTCGGTGGCGCGCGGGCGGTACGGCATATGGCGCGCACCTTCGCCCGTAAGGACGGCGAGGGTTACCGCGTCGTGGGCGTGTGCGTACCCCGCTATTCGGGTGCTCCCGGTGACGTGATCGACGTCGACGGTCGGGAGATCACCATCTACGGCGACGAACACTCCGTCGTGGAGGCACTGAAGCTGTCGCAGGCCGACACGGTGGTGGTCACCGCCACCGAAACCCTCGGCAGCGAGGGGTTGCACGATCTGGTATGGCAGCTCGAACCGCTCGAGACCGATCTGGTGGTCGCGACCGGGGTGGTCGATGTGGCCGGTCCGCGGATCGAGATGCGTCCGGTGGCCGGCCTGCCGCTCATTCACGTGGAGAAGCCGAGCTATCACGGGGCGAAGCGGTCGGGGAAGCGGATCTTCGACTTGGCGTTCGCGGGCGCGGCGTTGCTGGCGTTGGCGCCGGTGTTCGCGGTGGTCGCGCTGCTCATCAAGCTCGAGGATCGGGGTCCGGTCTTCTACAAGGCCGAGCGGATCGGTCTCGATGGTGAGCCGTTCGGGATGGTGAAGTTCCGGTCGATGGTCACCAATGCCGACAAGATGGTCGATCGGCTGCTCGCGCAGAACGAGGGCGCCGGCCCGCTGTTCAAGATGAAGGACGATCCGCGGGTCACCCGCGTGGGCAGGGTGATGCGGCGGTTCAGCATCGACGAGTTGCCCCAGTTCCTCAACGTGATTCGCGGGGAGATGAGTGTGGTGGGTCCGCGTCCGCCGTTGCGGCGTGAGGTGGAGGCCTATGACGGTCGGGTCAAGCGCCGGCTGCTTGTTCGCCCCGGTGTGACCGGACTGTGGCAGGTCAGCGGTCGGTCGGATCTGTCCTGGGACGAGTCGGTGCGGCTGGATCTGTCGTATGTGGAGAACTGGTCGATGGTCTCGGATGTGTTGATCATCGGTAAGACCGTCAAGGCCGTGCTCGCCAGCGACGGCGCCTACTGAGCGACAGCGTGAACAGAACGGCCTCGGAGCGCGACTCCGAGGTCGTTCTCGTTCTGCGGAAAGACTCGAATCGCCATGAGTACATGCACAGGCGGATACCGTGGACGAAACAGTTCGGAGGTAGTCGCATGTGCACAGCCGCCAACTACATTGCCAAGGACCACTACTTCGGCCGGAATCTCGATCTCGAATTCTCCTACCGGGAAGCGGTGACGGTCACGCCGCGAAACTTCCCCTTCGAGTTCCGCAAGGTGCCCCCGCTGAACACTCATCACGCCATGATCGGCATGGCGACCGTCGCCGAGGGTTATCCGCTCTACTACGACGCGACCAACGAGAAGGGCTTGAGCATGGCGGGGCTGAACTTCCCCGACAATGCCGACTACAAGCCCGTGTCGGAGGACGGGACGAACGTCGCGTCGTTCGAGTTCATTCCCTGGGTCCTCGGGCAGTTCGAGACCGTCGCGCAGGTACGGGACGCACTATCGGACGTGCGCATCGTCGACCTCGCATTCAGTGAGGAGTTTCCGCCGTCCCCACTGCACTGGATCATTTCCGACCGGGACGAGTCCATCACCGTCGAATCCGTCGACGAGGGCTTGAAGGTCCACGACAACCCGATCCAGGTCCTTACGAACAACCCGACGTTCGACTTCCAGTTGTTCAACATCAACAACTACATGAGTCTGTCGGTCGACCCGCCCGAGCCGCATTTCTCGAAGGAAATCCCTTTCGACACCTACAGTCGCGGGCTGGGTGCACTCGGATTGCCCGGAGATCTGTCGTCGGTATCGCGCTTCGTCAAAGCCGCCTTCACCAAGGTGAATTCGGTGTCGGGTGAATCGGAATCCGAGGCGATCAGTCAGTTCTTCCACATCCTCGGCTCTGTGGAGCAACAACGGGGATGTGTCCGGCTCGAAGACAAGTACGAGATCACCATCTATTCGTCGTGCTGCAATACGAACAGGGGCATCTACTACTACCGCACCTACGAGAACAGTCAGATCACCGCCGTGGACATGCACAAAGAGGATCTCGACGGTAGCGACCTGGCGTCGTATCCGCTCGTGAAGGGTCAGCAGATCCTCATGCAGAACTGAACACCCCTCGACCGGAACGGCCTCGGAGTTCGCCTCCGGGGCCGTTCTCGTACGGGAGACGTGTTCGAGACTTGACTTCTCGTGTGATGACCCGCACAGTATGTACGCACAGCGTTCATTGCGTACGCAGTGCGTACAAGTCTCTCGTTCCCTCGGAAGGAACCTTCGGTGTCACGACGCTCATTCGAATTCGGCCGGCTCCGCACGGCGGCAGTAGCGGTGTCGGGTGTTCTCGCGCTCGCACTCACGGGCTGCAGCTCCGGTGAATCTGCAGCTCAGGAGACGCCCGCAGCGCAGGAAACGACGGCGTCGGATGGTTCACCTTCGGACTCCGCTCACCCTGCCTCCGACGCTCCCGCCGAGGGAGAGATGCGTGTGACGCTGCTCGGTACGGGCAGCCCGGTGCCGAGCACCGAGCGCTACGGCATGTCCACGCTCGTGCAGGCCAACGGCTTGAATCTCGTGATCGATGCTGGTCGCGGCGCGACAGTGCGTTTGACCGAGGCGGGCGTTCCGGTCGGTCAGGTCGACGCCGTCTTCCTCACCCACTTCCACTCCGACCACATAAACGGCCTGTCCGACCTCTGGATGAGCAGCTACGTCCCCGCACTCGGCGGTCGCGAAGGCACCTTCCAGCTGTACGGTCCCGTCGGCGTCCGCAACATCGGCGACGGTATGCAGAGCACCTACCGCAACGACATCGACGTGCGCGTCGCGGACAAGGAAGTGGACCCCGCGACCACGCCGATCGAATCGCACGAGTTC harbors:
- the bsh gene encoding choloylglycine hydrolase — encoded protein: MCTAANYIAKDHYFGRNLDLEFSYREAVTVTPRNFPFEFRKVPPLNTHHAMIGMATVAEGYPLYYDATNEKGLSMAGLNFPDNADYKPVSEDGTNVASFEFIPWVLGQFETVAQVRDALSDVRIVDLAFSEEFPPSPLHWIISDRDESITVESVDEGLKVHDNPIQVLTNNPTFDFQLFNINNYMSLSVDPPEPHFSKEIPFDTYSRGLGALGLPGDLSSVSRFVKAAFTKVNSVSGESESEAISQFFHILGSVEQQRGCVRLEDKYEITIYSSCCNTNRGIYYYRTYENSQITAVDMHKEDLDGSDLASYPLVKGQQILMQN
- a CDS encoding MBL fold metallo-hydrolase, with translation MSRRSFEFGRLRTAAVAVSGVLALALTGCSSGESAAQETPAAQETTASDGSPSDSAHPASDAPAEGEMRVTLLGTGSPVPSTERYGMSTLVQANGLNLVIDAGRGATVRLTEAGVPVGQVDAVFLTHFHSDHINGLSDLWMSSYVPALGGREGTFQLYGPVGVRNIGDGMQSTYRNDIDVRVADKEVDPATTPIESHEFAEDGVVFDQDGVTVTMFTVEHDPVGAIQPAVGYRVDYAGKSVLISGDTVPTENVLKFGEGVDVLVHEVADFEDPSALPSVYAHHTNPQQAGDIFEQTQPKMAVYSHIVNGIPGRVPGISDEMLVERTRENYDGPLTVGTDLMSFLITGDEVRVDS
- a CDS encoding sugar transferase, which produces MTTVDDRGVDPSDAPRRAQKRASADASPGTGVNRWKWQNAYVKRLYVTDALVVVLSVLLAQWVRFGYEELLLAGEGAALEYSLTSATIIVAWLGALSLFRTRSRRVIGAGYDEYQRVISATIGMFGAIAIIALISNEQIARGFLAIALPVGLTGLLLTRWLWRKVIARKRARGEFQTSVLVVGGARAVRHMARTFARKDGEGYRVVGVCVPRYSGAPGDVIDVDGREITIYGDEHSVVEALKLSQADTVVVTATETLGSEGLHDLVWQLEPLETDLVVATGVVDVAGPRIEMRPVAGLPLIHVEKPSYHGAKRSGKRIFDLAFAGAALLALAPVFAVVALLIKLEDRGPVFYKAERIGLDGEPFGMVKFRSMVTNADKMVDRLLAQNEGAGPLFKMKDDPRVTRVGRVMRRFSIDELPQFLNVIRGEMSVVGPRPPLRREVEAYDGRVKRRLLVRPGVTGLWQVSGRSDLSWDESVRLDLSYVENWSMVSDVLIIGKTVKAVLASDGAY